The Bacteroidales bacterium genome contains the following window.
AATGAGCAGGTCGTTCACATTGACGTGTGCTGGCAGGGATGCTACAAAATACACAGCACCTGCAATATCGTCTCCTGTCAATGGTGTAAATCCCTCATATGCTTTTTTTGCTTTCACTTTATCTCCTTTAAATCTGACTTCGGAGAACTCTGTTTGTGCTGCACCCGGGGCAATCTGACTCACTTTGATATTATGTTCCAGTAAGTCTATCCTCATGGACTTAGTGAGAGAATCAACAGCTGCCTTGGTAGCACAGTAAACATTTCCATTAAGATAACTTTCTTTACCGGCAATGGAACCAATGTTGATGATGTGGCCTTTTTTTCGATGTATCATTCCCGGAATGATGCAACGGCTGACGTAGAGTAACCCTTTTATATTAGTATCTATCATTTGTGTCCAGTCGTCAATTTTGCCTTCGTTTATAGGCTCAAGGCCTGCGGCGAGCCCAGCATTGTTGATGAGAATGTCAATACTTTTCCATTGTGCAGGTATTTTTTTAATGGCCAGAGCCACCTCATCATAGTTTCTGACATCAAAATTTAATACCAAAACTTCAGCATCGTATTTTTTCTTTAATGAAGCGGCCAGCGATTTTAACAACTCCAGCCTTCTGCCTGTAACTATGACTTTAAAATTATTTTGTGCGAAAATAGTGGCGCATGCTTTGCCGATGCCTGAACTGGCGCCTGTAACTATTACAGTTTTTTTCTTAGTTGCCATGATTTTTTGTTTTAAAATTAAATAAATATCGGATACCTCCCGTCACCCAAGCACCAGGCATCTGAATATTGCCGAAATCATAATACCTGGTGTTGAAAATGTTGTTGCATGCCACAAAAATATCAAAATTCAGCGGACGCCAGAAAACTTTGGCATCCCCGACTAGAAATACCGCATAACTTTTTTCGCCTCCTGTCGCAAAATCGGTGTAACTGCCGTTTCTGTCCTGCAAAAGCAGCGTCAGGTTGAAGCCAAGGGATTTATAGATTTTTACATCTGTGCTCAGTGTGAGCTTGTGTTTCAAATAATCCATAACATAATATGAAATCAAATCCCCGCTTTTTTTATACGAATCTATATATGAATATGATAAACGCAATGTCTGCAGAAAACATTTCTTGATATTGAAATCTTCAAAATTTATATTTATGATTGCTTCAGCACCCCATGTGTGCAGCTCTGTGATATTTGAGCTTTCCCAAATGCTTGAATCCGGCTCCTTTACCCAGTCAATGATATTTTTGCCATAACGGTAAAATCCGGTAATATTTATTTGAAGCCCTTTATTTTTATAATTCAGCCCGCCTTCTGCCTGATAGGCTTTTTCGGACATTAATTCGGGATTGGCACGGTTTACAGGGCTCTGGTAATATAGCTCGGTAAAACTTGGTGCACGTAATGATTTGTTGGCAGAAAAGAAAACTTTTAACTTCGGGCTGATGTTAGCCATAAAATCAAAGCCGGGACAAAAATCGAAACCGAATTTGTTATTATAATTCAGCAAAATACCGAAAGTGAAGCTTGTCCTTTTTTTACTTAAAGTTTGGTTTATAGATACATTAAATGTATTTCGTGAAGATTTATTTGTAAAAAAGCCGTTTTTGTCCCAGATATCTTTTATGGTATCAGAAGTTGTTTCCCCTAAAACATTGCTGTTGATTATTTCATTATAAAACTCGCCGCGTATGTTGGTTTTACCAAGTATTGGATAAAAACTCATTTCAACACTGCCTCCTTTAACTTCTGTAAGATGGTAATTGTGATTTATATACCATACCGGAGCATCTTCCCTGAAAAGCTGAAAGCGGTCATGATGCAGTTGCAAATACCCATTGATAATCAGGTTTGTTTTTTTGCTGTATGAATAGGTGATTGCCATGAGTCCTGATTTTGTTTTTTCATACTGCTCGGGATATTTAAAGGAGTAAAAGCTGTTGGCGCCAAAGGCCTTATCCTGATATCCTGCCTGCAGAGCGAAGCTGCTGTTTTTGAATTTGAAACTCCCTCTGTAAAATCCTTTCCAGACATTGAAATCAGTGTTTGTTGTGTACCCTAAACATTGTTTGTAATTAAAAGAAAAAAAATTATTGCTGTTTTTTGAATTGATATTTGAAGAAATATTTCCGTCGATTAACCCATACATACCGCCGGAAGCCGATACGCTGACAAAACTTTCATCATAATCGGAAGTAATGATGTTTATCACCCCACTGAAAGCGCCCGGGCCAAAAAGCCGTGCTCCCGAACCTTTCATGATTTCGATGCGTTTTACTTTGCTGATTTCTATAGGAATATCCAGGTTGTGGTGGCCTGTCTGGGGGTTATTGACACGTATTCCGTTGAGCAGGATAAGTGTCTGCTCAAATGAACCTCCGTCAATGCTGACATCAGCCTGAACTTCATTTGCTCCGCGGGAGCGGATATCGGTAGCAGTCAAATAATTTAACAATTCGGGAAGGGTAGCAACGGGTAGTTTACTGATATCTTCAGCCTGTATCACCTGAACATTTCTGATGCCTCCGGGGTCAATAAATGCAATCTTATCAGCATGAATCAATACTTCTTTAATAAATAAAGTATCTGTCTGGCAGAATGTATTTATTGAAAATATCAAAGTGAAAAATGTGAAAAAAAACACTTTTCTCATGAGGCGAATTTCCTTAAAAAAGGTAAATGCATAAATACTTTTTCTTTGTCAAGCAAATGAAATAAAAATATCAGCAAAAAAGGCAAAGCAGGGGCTTTATATCTGACCATAGCCCCGATAACAGGTGTGGTAATGCCTGTCAGAATGAATGTCCCCGTCACAATTATAAAGCAAAATATCAAAATAGATTTATTTGCCTCTTTAAACCGGGCAAAAACTAAACAAAAAATTATTAAAAATAAAATAACCATATTTTCGATGGCTGCAAATATCATTATCAACGAATGAGCTTCAAAGATGTATGGTCTGATGAGTGTATTATAAAACGAAACGGGTGCCTGCAGAATCATATCGCTTAACTCCGGTTTTAAAAGCTTATCGCTGGTTAAGCTGCCTGAATTCATTTCTTTAGCCAGCCCCACAAAATCATTTTGTTTTTGAGCAATTATCTGAACGGCATTATATCCCGGAAAGATATGATGAATATTAATTCCAGCCAATATTATGATTCCGATAAATAAGGCATACTTTAAATAGCAGCGGTAAGAATTATCTTTTCTGCACCATAAATAACCAAACAACAAGGGTGAGACGATAATGAAAATATAAAATTTAGTATGTATCAACAAAAACATAGCTGCATGAAAAATGATAAGATTGATAATAAGTTTTTTTCGTATTCCGATGCATTTTAAAGTATAGAGTAAAATCCCGAGTCCAAAAAGAAGTATGCCTTCTTTTAATACGCCGGAACCCCAAAATAACACAGAGGGAATCAGGAAAACCGCAATAAAAAGCAAATGTCTCTTATTTATAAAGTGCGGTAAAAAAAATTTATAAATTCCTACCAGGCCCGTGAGCGACAAAAAGCACATAAAAACCGTATGAACGTTATAGTATCCGAAAGAAAAAATTCTCAAAACTGCATTCAGGCGTATGATGGTGTGACTGTCGTTGTAGATATTGCTTTCAAACACCCGGAACCAATTGTTCATCTGGTGGTAGTAATTATTAAAGTACGGGGTGTCGTTTTGGATGCTGAAAAGCATTTTGAAAAAGTCAATGGGTTTGTTCCACAGAGCGTCATACATTATTTTACTATCATCAAAATACTTGAAAATATCCGCGGTAGCCCGGTCAGTGTAATAGTAGGTGTACAAAAAATACATGCCCACACCGGCTGCCAGCTTGATTAAAAAAACTACAATCAGCCAATATGCTTTTATTCCTTCCAATTTGAAAAAAGGAATTTTCCAAATAAGAAAAATTATGAAAAGTGTGTATAATAGCGTAAGTAGTATCTCCAATTTCTTCAGAAATTAATCAACAAAGATAATTTTTTTGAAACTATTCAGTATTTTGAGTTTATGGTAAATATTAATTACTTGAGTTTTGCATAATTTCTTTAGGTCACACAGAGCCGGACACAGCGCTGCGTTGAGGGTTGAGTCCGTGTCGAAGTTTGACATACAACGGTCGTCTTCGACAATCTTCTCCTTCCCTGCCTTGCCGGCAGGCAGGCACTTTCGTTTCAGGAGAAGCTGCTCTGACTGACCGTGGTTTTGTTCTTTTTGACTATATGTAAAAAAGTTATTTTTCATTTAGTTAGTGTCTTTACAATTCATTATTGACAGGTATTTGACAGTTTAATTTTTTATGCAAAACTTCAGTTAATTATTTTTTTTTAGGGTAATAATAAGAGTTTTATATCAAAGTGCTTCATTTAAATTTAATTCGATGAGGTTTGTTTAGAATTTATTTAAACATATCCATAAAAAAAATCAGCGTATCTTTTTCAGTAATGATATTTTTTTACTTTTGCAGAGATACAATCTATTATCGGCGATGAAAAAAGACAAATCAGAAAAGAAGGTAACTCTGGAGACGGCTCAGATGCTCGGCCTTAATGAGGAAGAGTTTAAGAAGATAAAAGAAATATTGGGCCGTATGCCGAATTTTAATGAGCTCAGCGTGTTTTCGGTGATGTGGTCGGAACATTGTTCCTATAAGAATTCCATTTTCTGGCTGAAAAAACTTCCCAAGGAAGGGCCGCAGATGCTTGCCAAAGCCGGCGAAGAAAATGCCGGCATGGTGGATATCGGAAACGGTATGGCCTGCGTGTTTAAAATTGAATCACATAACCATCCTTCGGCTGTGGAACCTTACCAGGGGGCTGCCACGGGTGTCGGAGGTATCAACCGCGACATTTTTACCATGGGAGCCAGGCCTATAGCCCAGCTTAATTCCTTGCGATTTGGTAACCTGGCTCTTGACCGTACCAAACGCCTTGTGAAAGGGGTGGTAAAAGGAATTGGCGACTATGGCAATGCTTTTGGTGTGCCTGTTGTAGCAGGAGAAACCAATTTTGACGAATGTTATAATCAGAATATTCTTGTGAATGCTATGTCGGTGGGGGTGGTGAAAGCGAGTAACACCGTTTCCGCCACATCAAAAGGTGTAGGCAATCCCATCTTTATTGTGGGCTCATCCACTGGCAAAGACGGCATACACGGCGCCACTTTTGCTTCGGAAGATATCACCGAGAACTCTGCCGAAGACCTGCCTTCAGTGCAGGTTGGCGACCCTTTTCAGGAAAAACTTTTACTGGAAGCATCGCTGGAACTGATAAAATCAGGATGTGTGGTCGGAATGCAGGATATGGGGGCTGCCGGAATCGTCTGTTCAACTTCCGAAATGTCGGAGAAAGGAGAACATGGTATGGATATTTTTCTTGACAAAGTACCCCTCAGGCAGAAAAATATGAAACCTTTTGAAATTCTCCTGTCCGAGTCGCAGGAACGTATGCTGGTAGTCATAGAAAAAGGCAGGGAAGATGTCGCCAAGAAAATTTTTGAAAAATGGGATCTCAATTGTGCAGAGATAGGCAAAGTGACCAAAGGAGGCATGCTTAACTATTATATGAACGGCGAAATTGTGGCAAAAATCCCTGCCGAATCGCTGGTGCTGGGAGGAGGCGCACCCGTGTATCAGCGTGATTATAAAGAACCGGAGTATTACAAAAAGTCAAAAAAATTTAATATCAACTCTGTTCCTGAACCTGCCGACCTGAGGCCTGTGGCCAGAATGCTGCTCGCCATCCCCAACATCTGTTCAAAAAAATGGGTGTGGGAACAGTACGACAGTATGGTGGGAACTAAAAATATGACTACTAACATGCCTGCCGATGCTGCCGCGGTAAACCTCAAAGGGACAGATAAAGCATTGGTTATGACGGTTGATTGTAATGCCCGTTATGTTTATGCAGATCCACGTATTGGAACGGAAATTGCCGTAGCGGAAGCCGCACGTAACATCGTCTGTTCGGGAGGTAAACCATTGGCAGTTACCAATTGCCTCAACTTTGGAAACCCTTATAATCCGGAAGTGTACTGGCAGTTTGTGCATGCCATCAAAGGCATGTCAAATGCCTGTAAAAAATTCGGCACTCCTGTTACAGGCGGTAATGTAAGCTTTTACAACCAGTCAAATATGGACGGAAAAGTGGTGCCGATATTTCCTACTCCGGTAATTGGCATGATAGGACTGCTGGAACATAAGAGCATGCTTATGACTATGGATTTCAAGCAGAAAGGCGATATGATATATATGCTGGGGGAAAACCGCAACGACATAAATTCCTCACAATACCTTGTGAATTATCATAAAGTGCCTTTATCGCCTCCGCCATATTTCAATATTGACAAGGAATTTATTACACATTATGTTTTGGGGGAATTGATAAGCAGCAGCCTTATCAACTCAGCGCATGATGTGTCGGAAGGCGGGCTTTTTATTGCATTGTTCGAGTGCGGAATGTTCAGAAACCTTGGTTTTGATATCACAACCGACTGTGAAATACGTGAAGATGCATTTCTTTTTGGAGAAAGCCAGGGCAGGATATTGGTGAGCGTGAGTCAGGAAAAAGAAGCGGAATTTCTTGATTTTATTGTGGATACAAGGGCCAATTGCACATTGCTGGGACACGTAACCAAAGGCGAAATGCGTGTTGACGATATTTCTTATGGCCAGGTGAAGGATGCCAAAAAAATATATGATAATGCTCTGGAAGAGTATTTAAAGTAATACCCTAATGTTGTTTTTTTACTGGAGTTTCCTCAAAATTTAATCCGGGAATAAAGATAGTTGAAAAGTGTCGGAGTTAGGTCCAATTCGTGATTTAAACTGGTTGGGCCCTGCCCTGGAATGTTTTAGTAGTTCAAATATACCGTCAGCCATTGCGTAATTAAAGAAAGTTGGCACACCAAATATCCTTTTTGAAAGGAAAAATATTTTTTGTACCATTACTTTCAATTTCAGCGGTACCCCAATGTATATACTTGTAAAATATGCAATAGCATGAACCAAAACGGTAATGTTTCGTATTGACTTGTAACTAAGAATCCTAAAATCTTCAAAATTATATGCCTGTTTGATATACCGATAGCATTTCTTTAACTAAGCGTTTTTGAGTTTTACACAAATTTTTTGAGATTGTTCCTGAAAATTTGTTACTTTGCATTTTGAAACGATGAATTGTCGTTGAGTTTGTGTCCATAGGTGTGTTGAAGTTTTTGTCAATTCTAAGATACACTTTATGGACACAACTTTTTTGAGGAACCTCATAAAAACGAAAAAAAAATAACACCTTCCATTTAATAAACAGCAAAAATAGTTGATATTAAACAACTTACATGTTTTTACCGTATTTTTTTAAGGAAACTCCAGTTTTTTAACATCAAAAATATTCATCTTGTTTTTCTTTTTGTTTGAAATATTTTTATAATTTTGAACGTTTTAATCAATTATTCAAAAATATAAGGATGCAATATTCTTACAGAAGGTAACATGAAAGAGACAATTATGCATGCGGCAAGGGAGGTCTTCAGTAAGTTCGGCTTCAGGAAAACAACGCTTGAGGATATTGCGAAACATATTGGTAAGGGAAAAACCGCCTTGTATTATTATTACAAAAACAAAGAAGAAATATTCGGGGCGGTGCTTGATTTTGAAGTTGAAAGGTTCAGCAACGAAATGATAAACACCCTTGAACATGAAACAAGCCCTCAGAAGAAACTGAGACGTTACATCACGAAACGCATGGAATTATACAATTATGTTTTAAATTTCTATAGCGCCATAAAAAGTGAATACCTGGAAAATGTCGCTGTCTTTGAGAAAATCAGGCAAAAGTACGACCAGATGGAAATTGAAATCGTTTCGGACATTCTCTCGGAAGGAATTGCGAAAAATGAATTTGTTGCCCGCGATGTTCATCTGACAGCCTATGCTATCATCCTTGCCATGAAAGGCTTTGAATACCCTTTTTCATACCAGCAGGATATCATAAAAATGGAAGAGGATATTGATAAACTCATGGATGTACTCTTTTACGGAATAATAAAAACCCCAACAAAATAATAAAACACTTTTTCAAACTTCCCATCAACTCAAAATTTATGTTTAAGTTTTCATCGTTTGTAATAAAATTCAGGTCGGCCATTATTGCCGTATGCCTGTTGTTTACGGCAGTTATGCTGTTTTTTCTTAAAGATATAAAAATTAATGCAGATATAACAACGTATCTTCCCGAAAGCGATTCGGTAGTGGCAAGGTTTAATTATATCAGCAAGCATTACTCCACAAGCCAGCTGGCAGTTATTATTGTTGAAGCTGAGAAAGATATTTTTACCAAAGAAACCCTGGAGCATATCAGCACACTGACCAAGGAACTGGAAAAATTTAACGGGGTAAGTTTTGTTACGAGCATCACCAATGTGCTGGATATAAAACTACCGGCTAATATTAATGAGATGCTGGCTGATAGCTCTCTTACAAAAACTAACATTGATATCTCCGCACTGCCTCAGAATTTCGAAGATTTGAAAAAAATGCAGAATAATGCATCTTTACAGAAATCTTTAGCTCAGTTTGCCAGTTTTCAAAATACGCTTACCATTCCCCGCCTCATTGACGAAAATAATATTCCTCAATCTGCTGAGGAACTGAAAAAGCTTAAGGATTACGCACTGTCTAAAAAACTGTACAAAGACCGCCTGATATCTTCTAACTCCAGATATTCGGTAATCATATGCCATTTAAGCGAGTCGTCAGAACGAAATGATGTTGCCAAAAAAATAAGGGAGCATGTAATTTTGAAAAATTTCCCTGAAAAATTTTATTTCGAGGGAATGCCTTTTCAGGTGCTGAACATATTGGACTTTATCATGAGAGATTTGTTTTTTCTTACACCTCTTATTATTTTAGTTATCACTTTAGCTTTGCTGTTTAGTTTCAGAAGCCTGCGGGGCATTTTGGTTCCGGTGCTGGCTGTGGGTATGGGGACGATATGGAGCATGGGTATTATGAGCCTAGCAGGGGTGAAGCTTTCACCTATTTCTGATGCAATACCTGTTGTGCTTTTTGCTGTGGGGGCGGCATACGGCATCCATATTGTAAATCGCTTCCGGCTGATGGTAAACTCCAGAGAAGAAAAAAAACAACAGATTGTCAAAGCGCTTTCTGAAGTGGGAATTTCAGTGTTGCTGGCAGGGATTACAACCGTAATGGGTTTTATGTCGTTTATCTTTGGTTCTTACCTGAGCGTTATCACTGAGTTTGGCATTTTTACAGCCATTGGAGTTTTGTTCATCCTGATGCTTTCCGTAACATTTACACCGGCTCTATTATCTTATTTTCCTGCTGAAAAGAAAGCGGTAAGCATTGGAAAGACTCATAAATATGATTTTTTGGGAGAATTTATTATCAGGTTATCCAAAGTTATTTTGCGCCGCCCGCTTATGATAATTATCATCGCTGCCGCCGTAGTTATCGTATCGGTTGTCGGAATTCCTTTTCTTCAGAATAAGATTGACATACTGAATTATTTTAAACCCAATTCCGATATCAGACGTTCGGCATCAGTCATGAACAAAGAGTTTGGAGGCTCACTGCCTATCATGGTTCGCGTAAGGGGCGATATCATGAATCCGCAAACCCTGGCGAAAATGAAAATGGTGCAGGGATTTATGGAACAGCAGCCGGATATCAGCAATGCTTTCTCTGTTGTTGATTTTTTTGAAGTGCTAAATAGTGGAGAGGATAAGGTCAACGTGCCTGAGACAATGAACATAAAAGATATTCAGAAACAAATACATCGTAGTACACCCTCAGAAGATAATTTTAAAGGCATGAAGGAATTGATAAATCGTATATGGCCATTGATACAGGGGGAGGAAATGATTAAACAAATGATAAACCCGCAAAAGACAGAAGCTATCATACAGGCTTCGGTCCGTAATGTTGACACGGAACGTTACCGCGAAATTTATAATTCGCTGAACACATTTCTGGCGCCGCTCAATACCTCAAATCTTTTGTTCGAGCAAACGGGTATGCCGGGTGTGTATTCAAACTTTGATAACAGCATGAAGAAAAACCTGATTCAAAGCATTATACTTGCGCTGGTACTTGTTTATATATGTATGGTTTTTTTACTGCGCTCTGCCAAAAGCGCCATAGTGGGAATGATACCCCTGCTGGTTACCATGGTGCTTATTTTCGGTTTTATGGGATTTTCGGGTATCGCACTGGATATTGCTACCATCCTTATTGCAAGTATAACGGTTGGCGCAGGCATTGATTATGCCATTCACTTTATAACCGAATACAAACGGCAAATATCGAAAGGGCTGAATATTGATGATGCCATCACAAATACATTAAAAGTTACCGGCAGGCCGATAATAATTAATGTAATAACTATCATGCTGGGGTTTCTGGTGCTTATATTCGCCAGTATGATGCCACTAATCAATTTCGGAATACTCATTGCCATTACCATGTTTTTTAGCGGCATGGGCTCTATCACCATTTTGCCATCTATTATAAAGCTCTTTAACCTTAGACTTGTGAAAAAATTACCTGGGGAAAAAACATAATTTTTAAATAAGTTTATAAACGGTTTAAAAAACTAGAAAATTATATTATTATCAACTCTTGTATTATAAATTCTTTTGCAGAAAATAAAAAATTATTATGGAACCCAACAGCAGCGTGAAGATTTCAATACTTAAAGCAGCACAAAAAGTGTTCAGCAGGTATGGATATAAAAAGACAAATCTCGAAGATATTGCAAAAATCATTGGAAAAGGCAAGAGTCATCATCGTCAGCATGAAGGGTTTTGAATTTTCTTTTTCAAGTGAAAAAGATATGAAACAAATAGAAAATGATATTGACCAGTTGCTGAATGTATTGTTTTATGGCATAGTGCCGAGGTCATTTTAATCTGGTGTTTCAGGCTTATGAGAAAATTTTCAACATTGGTTATTAAATTCAGGGCATTCATAATAATTGCCTTTACACTACTTACGGCTTTCATGGCGTATTTCCTTAAAGATTTAAAAATAAACCCGGACATCACAACCTACCTGCCGAAAAGCGATTCTGTTGTTGCAAGGTTTAATTATATAGGCAGAAATTATTCCTCAAGCCTGATGGCGATTGTTATTGTGGAAGCTGAAAAAGATGTTTTTACAAAAGAAACTTTGGAACATACCAGCGAGCTTACAACATCCCTGAAACTCGTTGAAGGTGTTGATTATGTTACCAGCCTTACCAATGTACTCGACATAAAAAAAACCGATGATGGTTTCGAAATATCTCGTTTGATTGAAGAGAACAACCTTCCGAAAAGCAGCGAGGAATTAAAAAAAATTAAAGAATATACTTTAGGAAAAAAGCTTTACAGAGGAAACCTCGTTTCGGAAGATTCAAAATATACCGTAATCGTATGCCGCGTCAATCAGGATGTTGACAAAAACAGCGTGGCTAGAAAAATAAAAGAATCCGTTCTTTCAAAAAAATTCCCTGAAAAATATTATTTCGAAGGCGTACCTTTTCAGTTAATGAATATAATGGATTTGGTTATTAAGGACTTAATGCTGCTGACGCCTTTAATTGTATTGCTTATTGCTTTTACTTTATTTATCAGTTTTCGGACATTTCGAGGCATATTGATTCCGGTTTTAGCTGTGGCCATGGGCGTTATCTGGAGCATGGGGCTGATGAGTATTTTACATGTAGAGCTTTCACCGATTTCTGACGCCATACCGGTTGTGTTGTTTTCTGTAGGAAGCGCATACGGGATACATATATACAATAGGTTTAAGAGAGTTGTAAGGGATAAAAGCCTCAAAAAGGAACAATCGGCATCAGCATTGCGTGAAGTTGGGCTGGCTGTTTTATTGGCGGGCCTGACTACCGTTATGGGTTTTCTTTCTTTTGTCTTTAACGCCTACCTGAACATTATCAAGGAGTTTGGAATTTTTTCTGCATTGGGTGTTTTCTTTGTACTTATAATTTCTATCACATTTTCTCCGGCATTGCTGTCGTACTTTCCTGTAGAGAAAACTCATTTCCAACCTTTAAAAGCAGGGAAATTTCATTTCCTGGAAAGATTTCTCAACAAACTCTCCGCTTTTATCACATTTCACCCTAAGAAAATACTTATCTCTTCGCTGTTATTGTTGTTGGGTATGGTTGCAGGCATCCCGCTGATAAAAGATAAAATTGACATTTTAAATTATTTTCGCCCGGAAACGGATATGCGTATCACGGCATCCATAATGAATAAAGAATTTGGTGGCTCACTACCCATTATGGTTCTTGTCAGGGGTGATATTCAGAACCCGCTTGTACTCGAAAAAATGAAAAAAATAAAAATATTTTTGGAACAGCAACCCGATATAAAAAATGTTTCTTATGTGGGCGATTTTATTGAAGAAATGAATGATTGCATGGGCGAGGGAAAAAAGATTCCTGACAGCCGCGATAAGGTTTCGAACCTGATGTTTCTTATTGAAGGGGACGATATGCTGCGCCAAATGATTAATAACGATAAAACAGAAGCGGTTATACAAGCCTATGTCAGGAATGTTGAAACGAAGAGATACAGAGAGATTTATTCTTCTTTGAATAAACTTATAGAAAGTTTAAGCACTAATGAAATTACTTTTACACAGTCGGGAATGCCGGGGATTTATTCCAATTTTGACGACAGCCTGATGAATAACCTATTGCAAAGCCTTGTTCTTTCCCTGGTGTTGATTTTTATTACCATGATATTCTTGCTGCGTTCCATCAAAAGCGCTTTTGTGGGAATAATCCCGCTCTTATTCACTATGGTTGTTATTTTTGGCTTTATGGGTTATGCGGGAATCGCGCTGGATATTTGCACTATCTTAATAGCAAGTATTACCGTCGGAGCAGGCATTGATTATTCCATACATTTTATTACAGAATACAAAAATCATATTATTAAGGGCCGAAGCATTAAAGATGCTATCTCTAATACCATTCTTATATCAGGGAAATCCATAGTAATCAATATCATAACAGTTATGT
Protein-coding sequences here:
- a CDS encoding MMPL family transporter — translated: MRKFSTLVIKFRAFIIIAFTLLTAFMAYFLKDLKINPDITTYLPKSDSVVARFNYIGRNYSSSLMAIVIVEAEKDVFTKETLEHTSELTTSLKLVEGVDYVTSLTNVLDIKKTDDGFEISRLIEENNLPKSSEELKKIKEYTLGKKLYRGNLVSEDSKYTVIVCRVNQDVDKNSVARKIKESVLSKKFPEKYYFEGVPFQLMNIMDLVIKDLMLLTPLIVLLIAFTLFISFRTFRGILIPVLAVAMGVIWSMGLMSILHVELSPISDAIPVVLFSVGSAYGIHIYNRFKRVVRDKSLKKEQSASALREVGLAVLLAGLTTVMGFLSFVFNAYLNIIKEFGIFSALGVFFVLIISITFSPALLSYFPVEKTHFQPLKAGKFHFLERFLNKLSAFITFHPKKILISSLLLLLGMVAGIPLIKDKIDILNYFRPETDMRITASIMNKEFGGSLPIMVLVRGDIQNPLVLEKMKKIKIFLEQQPDIKNVSYVGDFIEEMNDCMGEGKKIPDSRDKVSNLMFLIEGDDMLRQMINNDKTEAVIQAYVRNVETKRYREIYSSLNKLIESLSTNEITFTQSGMPGIYSNFDDSLMNNLLQSLVLSLVLIFITMIFLLRSIKSAFVGIIPLLFTMVVIFGFMGYAGIALDICTILIASITVGAGIDYSIHFITEYKNHIIKGRSIKDAISNTILISGKSIVINIITVMLGFLVLIFANLLPLVNFGILVAITMCFSGIGAITILPAVITLFNLKLVNKNKIISN